From the Haladaptatus sp. DJG-WS-42 genome, the window AATCGACCTGGACGACCTCCAGGACCGCCTTGAGCAGTCCCTGCCAGAAGGCGCAAAAATCAACGGCTTCGAGCGCGACAACGTCGCATTCGGCCTCATCGCACTCCTGCCAACCGTCATCGTCCCAGACGGTGCTGGTGGCACGGAAGCGGTCGAAGAAGCCTTCATCGAAGTCGATGGCGTCGAGTCCGTCGCCGTCGAGAACGTCGGCCGCATTTAAGCCGACATCCTTTCTGTTGCACGCTACCCCGTGAGCCACGCGGCCATTCAGCGAAGCGACGCGAGAATCTCTTTGATGCGCATCGTGCCTTCGGGCACGGTGCCGCCGTGATAGCAGTGCGTCGTCGTCACGTCGAACGTGGCGAGTTTTTCGACCGACTCCGTGGCCGTCTCCATGTCCGGGGTGAACGCCGGTCTCGGCCCGATGAGTCCGTCTGCGACGTTGAGCGCGTCACCCGCGATGAGCGTATACGTGGTGGGGAAATACAGCGAGCAGTGGCCCGGCGAGTGGCCCGGCGTCGAGACAACCTGCATCGGCCCAGCCTCGGTTCTGAAGCTGACGCCATCGACGAGTTGGACGTCAACGGGAACTGGGTCGGGAACCCAGTTGCCCTTCGCTGGTGGTTTTTTGCCTTCGAGATAGGGGACTTCCCGGCCGTGCGTGCAGACGAGCGCGTGGGTTCTACTGACGAGGCGCGCCAGTCCAGCGGCGTGGTCTGCGTCGTGGTGCGTGATGATGATGGCACTGATGTCTTCGATGCCGTACCCAAGCGTTCTGAGGTGGGCGTCGATGTCGCCGTGGGCGTCCGGAACCGCCGTGTCAACGAGGATGAGGCCATGGTCGGTTTCGACCGCAACGGGATGAATCTCGATGTCGTGGTCGCCAAACGGCACGGAAAGGGGAATGGGGTGTATCGCGTCGGGGAGTACCATACCCCCGGTACGTCGGCAGATGAGGTAAAGTTACAGCGCGGCGTCGAACGCCTGCTGGAGGTCTGCTTTCAGGTCGTCTACGTGCTCGATGCCAACGCTCACGCGGATGAGGCCATCGGTGAGCCCTGCCGCGAGGCGCTCCTCTTTCGGGATGGCCGCGTGAGTCATCGCCGCCGGTTGCTCGATGAGGCTCTCGACGCCGCCGAGGCTCTCTGCGAGCGTGAACACTTCCGTCTCTTTTACGACCGTGCTCGCCTGTTCTAACGTGCCGTCGAACTCGAACGAAAGCATCCCCCCGAAGTCGTCCATCTGTTCTGCGGCGAGGTCGTGTTGTGGGTGTGATTCGAGGCCGGGGTAGTACACTTTCGAGACGGCGTCGTGCGTGTCGAGCCACTCGGCGAGGTCACGGGCGTTGTCGCAATGGCGGTCCATGCGGACGGGGAGCGTCTTCGTGCCCCGGAGCACGAGGAAGCAGCCGAACGGGCCGGGCGTCGCACCAACCGAATTCTGG encodes:
- a CDS encoding MBL fold metallo-hydrolase; amino-acid sequence: MVLPDAIHPIPLSVPFGDHDIEIHPVAVETDHGLILVDTAVPDAHGDIDAHLRTLGYGIEDISAIIITHHDADHAAGLARLVSRTHALVCTHGREVPYLEGKKPPAKGNWVPDPVPVDVQLVDGVSFRTEAGPMQVVSTPGHSPGHCSLYFPTTYTLIAGDALNVADGLIGPRPAFTPDMETATESVEKLATFDVTTTHCYHGGTVPEGTMRIKEILASLR
- a CDS encoding elongation factor 1-beta; translation: MGKVAAKMKVMPNSPEIDLDDLQDRLEQSLPEGAKINGFERDNVAFGLIALLPTVIVPDGAGGTEAVEEAFIEVDGVESVAVENVGRI